From Suncus etruscus isolate mSunEtr1 chromosome 6, mSunEtr1.pri.cur, whole genome shotgun sequence, one genomic window encodes:
- the LOC126011712 gene encoding LOW QUALITY PROTEIN: zinc finger protein 69 homolog (The sequence of the model RefSeq protein was modified relative to this genomic sequence to represent the inferred CDS: substituted 2 bases at 2 genomic stop codons) — protein sequence MLQQLLITMPTEIGTWVKLQHPQKARAGTLLWEDVTKMFEGEVLLSQDAECPGGSLKEELASRPLTAETXDLMTFRDVFVDFTREEWGLLAPAHRNLYQEVMLENYGNLVSVAYQLSKPTVISQLENGEEPWAVEKEGPGDPSSDLKSKTATSAXQNGVLQKQLYRGIIMEKFMRNDITYSTLRKVSKYESERHKEMHRKDMKQPILTHNKSSHRTNTFGGNIVNLNVIERKHHICHTSRKRKKYKLDLITHPSNYIQTKTYECTICEKIFKQRIHLMEHMRIHTGKKPFRCKECGRAFSQSASLTTHQRIHMGEKPFECEECGKAFRHRSSLNQHHRTHTGEKPYVCDKCQKAFSQNISLIQHLRIHSGDKPFTCSECGKTFRQIRHLSEHIRIHTGEKPYACTACCKTFSHRAYLTHHQKIHTGERPYKCKECGKAFRQRIHLSNHKTVHTGVKAYECNLCGKAYRHNSSFKKHQRHHTGEKPYECKECGKSFSCNSSLSRHHEIHRRNGFQSNGKTYCST from the exons ATGCTGCAGCAGCTGCTGATCACAATGCCTACAGAGATTGGCACCTGGGTGAAGTTGCAGCACCCACAGAAGGCCAGGGCAGGAACACTCCTGTGGGAAGATGTGACTAAGATGTTTGAAGGTGAAG TGTTACTGTCTCAGGATGCTGAGTGCCCGGGAGGGAGTTTAAAGGAAGAGTTGGCCTCTAGACCCCTGACAGCAGAAACCTAG GACTTGATGACCTTTAGAGACGTATTTGTGGACTTCACCCGGGAGGAGTGGGGGCTGTTGGCCCCTGCTCATCGGAATCTGTATCAGGAAGTGATGCTGGAGAACTATGGGAACTTGGTTTCAGTGG CATATCAACTCTCCAAACCTACTGTGATTTCCCAGCTGGAGAATGGGGAAGAGCCTTGGGCGGTAGAGAAAGAAGGCCCTGGAGACCCCAGTTCAG ACTTAAAGAGTAAAACAGCAACCAGTGCATGACAAAATGGCGTTTTACAGAAACAGTTATACCGTGGCATAATAATGGAAAAATTCATGAGGAATGATATTACTTATTCAACTTTGAGAAAGGTCTCCAAATATGAGTCAGAAAGGCACAAGGAAATGCATAGAAAAGACATGAAACAACCCATCTTGACCCACAACAAGAGCAGCCACAGAACCAACACATTTGGGGGGAATATTGTAAATTTAAATGTTATAGAGAGGAAGCACCACATATGTCATACATctagaaagaggaaaaaatacaaattagatTTGATCACTCATCCATCAAATTacatacaaacaaaaacctaTGAGTGTACTATATGTGAAAAGATCTTCAAACAACGCATTCACCTTATGGAACACATGAGAATCCATACCGGGAAGAAACCTTTCAGGTGTAAGGAGTGTGGAAGGGCTTTTAGTCAAAGCGCATCCCTCACTACACACCAAAGAATCCACATGGGTGAGAAACCCTTTGAATGTGAAGAATGTGGCAAAGCCTTCAGACATCGCTCTTCTCTTAATCAGCATCATAGAACTCACACTGGGGAGAAGCCATATGTCTGTGACAAATGTCAGAAAGCTTTTAGCCAGAACATAAGCTTGATCCAACACTTGAGAATTCATTCTGGAGATAAACCCTTTACATGCAGTGAATGTGGGAAAACCTTCAGACAGATTAGACACCTGAGTGAACATATACGAATCCATACTGGGGAAAAACCCTATGCTTGCACAGCATGCTGTAAAACTTTTAGCCACAGAGCATATCTGACACATCACCAGAAAATCCATACTGGGGAGAGACCCTACAAATGTAAAGAATGTGGGAAAGCTTTTAGGCAGAGGATTCACCTTAGCAACCATAAAACCGTTCATACAGGAGTGAAAGCGTATGAATGTAACCTCTGTGGGAAAGCCTATAGGCATAATTCTTCATTTAAGAAGCATCAGAGACATCACACTGGAGAAAAACCTTATGAATGTAAGGAATGTGGAAAATCCTTCAGCTGTAATTCATCACTTAGTCGCCATCATGAAATTCACAGGAGGAATGGCTTCCAAAGTAATGGAAAGACATATTGTTCAACATGA